In Syntrophobacterales bacterium, a genomic segment contains:
- a CDS encoding glycosyltransferase family 4 protein — MKILFVSDVSIQEVIGGAERVLFEQTTRLAERGHLVHILTRRLPRHSSDTSVIRGVTEWHYHVSTQNAVSFWISTLKNAGELFERLQMENHYDSINFHQPFSAYAVIRSRLSKEIRKTYTCHSLSFEEYRSRNALPPFGAKRIFFFLQIALRRWIEKRVLSKSARIIVLSSYTAEKLVRNYAAPRKKIAIVPGGIDLVRFAPPRDKNAAQELLGLPPGKFVMLTVRNLVSRMGLENLLLAMVEVLKKCPDSLLVIGGTGPLEERLKTLAQDLKINDHLLFKGFIPEDELPDYYRAADIFVLPTVDLEGFGLVTLEALASGTPVLGTPVGGTNEILKRFDSDFLFKSPVPEDMAELMIKICSLYKKNPEKQNMDSVHCRRFAQEHYSWEANVTATEEILAGSSRSISKTKAFMSGE; from the coding sequence TTGAAAATATTGTTTGTTTCCGATGTTTCGATTCAGGAAGTCATCGGCGGCGCGGAGAGGGTTTTATTTGAACAGACAACCCGACTGGCCGAACGGGGGCATCTTGTTCACATCCTGACGCGCAGGCTTCCCCGCCACTCTTCCGACACTTCGGTCATCAGAGGGGTGACCGAATGGCACTATCATGTATCAACTCAAAATGCAGTCAGCTTTTGGATTTCAACACTGAAAAACGCCGGAGAACTGTTTGAGCGGTTGCAGATGGAAAATCACTATGACAGCATCAATTTTCACCAGCCCTTTTCCGCCTATGCGGTGATCCGCTCCCGTCTGTCCAAAGAAATAAGAAAAACATATACTTGTCACTCTCTTTCGTTTGAGGAATACCGCTCCCGGAATGCGCTTCCCCCTTTTGGGGCAAAGAGGATATTTTTCTTTTTGCAGATTGCCCTGCGCCGGTGGATCGAAAAAAGGGTTTTATCGAAATCAGCTCGGATCATCGTGTTGAGCTCCTACACGGCGGAGAAGCTTGTTCGCAACTATGCGGCGCCGCGAAAGAAAATCGCCATTGTCCCCGGGGGAATTGATCTTGTCCGCTTTGCACCTCCGCGGGACAAGAACGCTGCCCAAGAGCTTCTGGGCCTTCCTCCGGGAAAATTTGTGATGCTTACGGTAAGAAACCTGGTGTCGCGTATGGGGCTGGAGAATCTGCTTTTGGCGATGGTCGAGGTTTTGAAAAAGTGCCCGGATTCTCTGCTTGTTATCGGTGGTACAGGGCCGCTGGAGGAAAGACTGAAAACGCTTGCGCAAGATCTAAAAATCAACGATCATCTTTTATTTAAAGGGTTTATTCCGGAAGATGAACTGCCTGATTATTATCGCGCAGCGGATATATTCGTTTTGCCAACCGTTGACCTGGAGGGGTTTGGATTGGTAACGCTTGAGGCATTAGCCTCCGGAACACCCGTCCTGGGCACTCCTGTCGGGGGAACCAACGAAATTTTGAAACGTTTTGACTCCGATTTTTTGTTCAAGTCGCCGGTGCCGGAAGACATGGCCGAATTGATGATAAAAATCTGCAGCTTGTATAAAAAAAATCCTGAAAAACAAAATATGGATTCTGTACATTGTCGAAGGTTTGCCCAGGAACACTATTCCTGGGAAGCCAATGTGACTGCGACCGAGGAAATACTCGCAGGTTCATCAAGATCAATCTCCAAGACAAAGGCATTCATGTCCGGGGAGTAA
- a CDS encoding cytosolic protein — protein sequence MKKLNLTDVLLYVEQNIGNFHQKRIQSLDKLKLSNVLKRKNPYLFKAKYVLTAEQIIKGLVDAHISSNEETIFGDWLEGLAIFINDKVYGGRKSGITGIDLEFDRNGTRNIVTIKSGPNWGNSSQIAKMVADFKTAKKTLRTSNSKFNIIAVNGCCYGRDSNSDKGDYFKYCGQRFWEFISGKSELFTEIIEPLGHKAKDKNDVFIESYSQMINKFTKEFANVFCKDNGEIDWNKLVRFNSAKEEPQKGK from the coding sequence ATGAAAAAACTAAACCTGACAGACGTCCTGCTGTACGTTGAACAAAACATCGGCAATTTTCACCAGAAACGTATCCAAAGCCTTGACAAGCTAAAGTTATCGAACGTTCTGAAACGAAAGAATCCATATTTATTCAAAGCAAAATATGTATTGACTGCCGAGCAGATCATAAAAGGATTGGTGGATGCCCATATTTCATCAAACGAAGAGACGATTTTCGGCGATTGGCTCGAAGGTCTTGCCATATTCATTAATGATAAAGTTTATGGCGGACGTAAATCTGGTATTACCGGCATTGATCTTGAATTTGACAGAAACGGTACAAGAAACATTGTAACAATTAAATCAGGGCCGAATTGGGGTAATAGTTCACAAATAGCCAAAATGGTCGCAGACTTTAAAACTGCAAAAAAGACACTGAGAACGAGCAATTCCAAATTCAACATCATTGCGGTAAACGGCTGTTGTTACGGAAGGGACAGCAACTCGGATAAAGGTGATTATTTCAAATATTGCGGCCAGCGATTTTGGGAGTTTATTTCCGGAAAAAGTGAACTTTTTACGGAAATTATTGAACCACTTGGGCATAAGGCCAAGGACAAGAATGATGTATTCATAGAATCTTATTCGCAAATGATTAATAAATTCACCAAAGAGTTTGCCAACGTATTTTGCAAAGATAATGGTGAAATCGACTGGAACAAATTGGTACGTTTCAACTCTGCAAAAGAAGAACCCCAAAAAGGAAAATAA
- a CDS encoding DUF4338 domain-containing protein — MVPQQPVYLLETFVEKERFQETCHKTANWICVGQTKGTAKRGHDHLVNGLIKDVFLIRLCIVIFLFGVLLLQS, encoded by the coding sequence ATTGTTCCTCAACAACCCGTATATCTCCTCGAAACTTTTGTAGAAAAAGAAAGGTTTCAGGAAACCTGCCACAAAACCGCCAACTGGATTTGCGTCGGGCAAACCAAAGGAACCGCCAAAAGGGGTCATGATCATCTCGTCAACGGTCTGATTAAGGATGTCTTTCTTATAAGGTTATGTATTGTTATTTTCCTTTTTGGGGTTCTTCTTTTGCAGAGTTGA
- a CDS encoding site-specific DNA-methyltransferase, translating into MEINSKIYHGDSEEILKQIPSHSVDLIVTSPPYADQRKNIYGGISPDQYVKWFLPISAELLRVLNPSGSFILNIKEKVVDGERSTYVMELILEMRKQGWLWTEEFIWHKKNCYPGKWPNRFRDAWERLLQFNKNRKFNMYQEEVMVPMGEWAKSRLKKLSETDKTRDNSKVGSGFGKNISNWLNRDKAYPTNVLHLATECNNKNHSATFPEELPEWFIKLFTREYDTVLDPFMGSGTTLIVANRMKRNSIGIDNVHAYCEMAREKLNQVELYLFESKAEHEKTKPDRRPAVR; encoded by the coding sequence ATGGAAATAAATTCAAAAATATATCATGGTGACAGCGAAGAGATTCTCAAGCAGATCCCGTCTCATTCTGTTGACCTCATCGTAACATCACCACCTTACGCAGACCAACGAAAAAACATCTATGGTGGTATTAGCCCTGATCAATATGTGAAATGGTTTTTGCCTATTTCAGCGGAGCTTTTACGTGTGCTCAATCCTTCAGGTTCGTTTATTCTCAATATCAAGGAAAAAGTTGTAGATGGTGAGCGCAGCACGTACGTTATGGAGCTTATATTAGAAATGCGTAAGCAAGGATGGTTGTGGACGGAAGAGTTTATCTGGCATAAGAAAAATTGCTACCCTGGGAAATGGCCTAACCGCTTTCGCGATGCATGGGAAAGACTGCTTCAGTTTAACAAAAATAGAAAATTTAATATGTATCAAGAAGAAGTGATGGTTCCAATGGGTGAGTGGGCAAAGTCAAGATTAAAGAAGCTTTCTGAAACGGATAAAACGCGAGACAATTCAAAAGTAGGGAGTGGCTTTGGTAAAAATATTTCTAACTGGCTTAACAGAGATAAGGCGTATCCAACAAATGTTCTTCACTTGGCAACAGAATGTAACAACAAGAATCACAGCGCGACTTTCCCTGAAGAACTTCCTGAATGGTTTATAAAACTTTTCACACGGGAATATGACACCGTTCTTGATCCGTTCATGGGTTCTGGTACAACGCTAATTGTTGCAAACCGAATGAAACGCAATTCAATAGGCATTGATAACGTCCATGCATATTGTGAAATGGCGAGAGAAAAACTGAACCAGGTTGAATTATATCTTTTTGAATCAAAGGCGGAACATGAAAAAACTAAACCTGACAGACGTCCTGCTGTACGTTGA
- a CDS encoding ATP-binding protein, with product MEKEKIKELIIGHKERFLGRRDLIRREVQAEITRFLLQREIIFVTGVRRSGKSSLLRLICGDLLERGDVAPNDILYLNFDDERFSSFTVQDFAPLYETFLELENPRGRRYLFLDEIQRIPGWERWLNRLYEFEDVRIFVTGSNAAMLSPEVATSLTGRHRQIAVWPFSFREFLALKGLIFDDKDSERLLHSPETKADIRRLFTQYVEIGGFPEVARTGDATLLEQYWRDILYRDVIARHAIKNIKEIKEISLFLAANPGSVQSYRNLGNLIGIRSVNTVKNYLGALADVYLFQFIDLFAYSLKRQIYNPSKVYCVDAALGASVSFRFSQNIGHTYENMVFLALKRCGKEVFYWKSSRGREVDFVLKKGLRITEAIQVSASLADPKTRERELCSLYEAAEELKAGRLTVIAGDEEGLEKTDRGEIAIVPLWKWLLKREGLEAQRLS from the coding sequence ATGGAAAAGGAGAAAATCAAGGAACTTATCATCGGGCACAAGGAACGCTTTCTGGGCCGTCGCGACCTCATCCGGAGAGAAGTGCAGGCTGAGATCACCCGTTTTCTTCTCCAGCGGGAAATCATTTTTGTCACGGGGGTGCGCCGCAGCGGCAAATCCTCGCTTTTGCGCTTGATCTGCGGGGATCTCCTGGAACGGGGCGACGTCGCCCCCAATGACATCCTCTACCTGAATTTCGACGACGAGCGTTTTTCTTCATTTACCGTTCAGGACTTCGCGCCCCTATACGAAACCTTTCTCGAACTCGAAAATCCCCGGGGGCGGCGATACCTCTTCCTCGACGAGATCCAGCGAATCCCCGGCTGGGAGCGGTGGCTCAACCGCCTCTACGAATTCGAGGACGTTCGGATTTTCGTCACCGGCTCCAATGCCGCCATGCTCTCCCCGGAGGTTGCAACGTCACTAACGGGGCGGCATCGTCAGATCGCCGTCTGGCCGTTTTCTTTTCGCGAGTTTCTTGCTCTCAAGGGCCTGATCTTTGACGACAAGGATAGCGAACGCCTCCTTCACAGCCCCGAAACGAAAGCGGACATTCGGCGGCTCTTCACACAATATGTGGAAATCGGAGGGTTTCCGGAGGTGGCGCGGACAGGAGACGCAACGCTGCTGGAGCAGTATTGGCGCGACATCCTTTATCGCGACGTTATCGCCCGCCATGCCATAAAAAATATCAAGGAGATCAAGGAGATTTCCCTTTTTCTGGCTGCTAATCCGGGCTCCGTCCAGAGCTACCGGAATCTGGGAAACCTCATCGGCATCCGGAGCGTCAACACGGTGAAAAACTATCTTGGCGCTCTGGCTGATGTCTATTTGTTCCAGTTCATTGATCTTTTCGCTTACTCCCTTAAGCGGCAGATCTATAACCCGTCCAAGGTTTACTGTGTGGATGCGGCGCTCGGTGCGTCAGTGAGCTTCCGCTTCTCGCAAAACATTGGCCATACGTACGAAAACATGGTTTTTCTGGCGCTTAAACGGTGCGGCAAAGAGGTGTTCTACTGGAAATCGTCGCGGGGCAGGGAGGTGGATTTCGTATTGAAGAAAGGGCTCCGGATCACCGAGGCGATCCAGGTTAGCGCTTCTCTTGCCGATCCGAAGACCCGCGAGCGTGAGTTATGCTCCCTGTACGAGGCGGCAGAGGAGCTCAAGGCGGGACGGTTGACGGTGATTGCCGGAGACGAGGAGGGGCTCGAAAAGACCGACCGCGGCGAGATTGCCATTGTCCCGCTTTGGAAATGGTTGCTGAAAAGGGAAGGATTGGAAGCTCAGCGCTTGAGTTAA